A window of the Streptomyces sp. NBC_01351 genome harbors these coding sequences:
- a CDS encoding LLM class flavin-dependent oxidoreductase — protein MRVGAFVLAAQFPGQGQGEALHRAVRTAEVAEEAGLDAVWLAEHHFVPYGVCPSAVTLAALLLGRTRRLRVGTAVSVLPSAHPVALGEQAALLHLTSGGRFTLGVGRGGPWVDLEVFGGGLDAYENGFPEALDLLRRWLTEPRVAAAGERHRFREVAVVPRPSEALDGDGSGPEVIVACTSPASVRLAAQRGLPMLLGMHCGDEDKAEMVALWRRTALAAGRSRASVAAAGHVSAGVCQLADTTADARETLLKAMPGWLKQGLDAHVTVDGRIRSMRDPVAYTELLCDLHPVGTPALAADRLAATSARTGITRFALLTEGSGDLAATEENVRRLGAEVLPRLG, from the coding sequence ATGCGCGTAGGAGCGTTTGTACTGGCTGCCCAGTTCCCGGGTCAGGGACAGGGCGAGGCACTGCACCGGGCGGTGCGGACCGCCGAGGTGGCCGAGGAGGCGGGGCTCGACGCCGTCTGGCTCGCCGAGCACCACTTCGTCCCGTACGGGGTCTGCCCGTCGGCCGTGACCCTGGCGGCCCTGCTGCTGGGCCGGACCCGGCGGTTGCGGGTGGGCACGGCGGTGAGCGTGCTGCCGAGCGCGCATCCGGTGGCCCTCGGCGAGCAGGCGGCCCTGCTGCACCTCACCTCGGGCGGCCGGTTCACCCTGGGCGTGGGCCGGGGCGGACCGTGGGTGGACCTGGAGGTGTTCGGGGGCGGCCTGGACGCGTACGAGAACGGCTTCCCGGAGGCCCTGGACCTGCTGCGGCGCTGGCTGACCGAGCCCCGCGTGGCGGCCGCCGGCGAACGGCACCGGTTCCGCGAGGTGGCCGTCGTACCGCGACCCTCGGAAGCCCTGGACGGGGACGGGTCGGGCCCGGAGGTCATCGTGGCCTGCACCTCGCCGGCATCGGTCCGGCTCGCCGCGCAGCGCGGACTGCCGATGCTGCTCGGCATGCACTGCGGGGACGAGGACAAGGCGGAGATGGTGGCGCTGTGGCGCCGTACCGCCCTGGCGGCGGGCCGCTCCCGGGCCTCCGTGGCCGCCGCGGGCCACGTGTCGGCCGGGGTGTGCCAGCTGGCGGACACCACGGCCGATGCCCGCGAGACGCTGCTGAAGGCGATGCCGGGCTGGCTGAAGCAGGGGCTGGACGCGCACGTGACGGTGGACGGGCGGATCCGCTCGATGCGGGATCCGGTCGCGTACACGGAACTGCTGTGCGATCTGCACCCGGTGGGGACCCCGGCCCTGGCGGCGGACCGGCTGGCGGCCACGTCCGCCCGGACCGGCATCACGCGCTTCGCCCTCCTGACGGAGGGCTCCGGGGATCTCGCCGCGACGGAGGAGAACGTACGACGCCTCGGCGCCGAGGTCCTGCCCCGTCTCGGCTGA
- a CDS encoding STAS domain-containing protein, translating to MHIRGDHAELAVGGRLDVRSAADARTALHTALDDGHGDLVLDLTGLDSWDATGLGVIMGAHRRAGRTGRRLVLRGVPPQMQRLLVATRLHRILAIEGGLEAESLPRV from the coding sequence ATGCACATCAGGGGCGACCACGCCGAACTCGCTGTCGGGGGCCGCCTCGACGTGCGCAGCGCGGCGGACGCCCGAACGGCCCTCCACACCGCCCTCGACGACGGGCACGGCGACCTCGTGCTCGACCTCACCGGGCTGGACTCGTGGGACGCCACCGGACTCGGCGTGATCATGGGTGCGCACCGGCGGGCCGGCCGGACCGGAAGGCGCCTCGTCCTGCGCGGCGTGCCGCCGCAGATGCAGCGGCTGCTGGTGGCGACCCGGCTGCACCGGATCCTCGCGATCGAGGGCGGCCTGGAAGCGGAGTCCCTCCCCAGGGTGTAG
- a CDS encoding cob(I)yrinic acid a,c-diamide adenosyltransferase, whose protein sequence is MVNLTRIYTRTGDKGTTALGDMSRTAKTDLRISAYADANEANAAIGTAIALGGLSAEVVKVLVRVQNDLFDVGADLCTPVVENPEYPPLRVEQFYVDKLEADCDHFLEQVEKLRSFILPGGTPGAALLHQACTVVRRAERSTWAALEVHGEVMNPLTATYLNRLSDLLFILARVANKEVGDVLWVPGGER, encoded by the coding sequence ATGGTGAACCTGACGCGCATCTACACCCGTACTGGCGACAAGGGCACGACCGCCCTCGGCGACATGAGCCGCACGGCCAAGACCGACCTGCGGATCTCCGCGTACGCCGACGCCAACGAGGCCAACGCGGCCATCGGGACGGCGATCGCGCTCGGCGGTCTGTCGGCGGAGGTCGTGAAGGTCCTGGTCCGTGTGCAGAACGACCTGTTCGACGTCGGCGCGGACCTGTGCACCCCGGTGGTCGAGAACCCGGAGTACCCGCCGCTGCGCGTGGAGCAGTTCTACGTCGACAAGCTGGAGGCGGACTGCGACCACTTCCTGGAGCAGGTCGAGAAGCTGCGCAGCTTCATCCTCCCCGGCGGCACCCCCGGCGCGGCCCTGCTGCACCAGGCCTGCACGGTGGTCCGGCGGGCGGAGCGGTCCACCTGGGCGGCGCTGGAGGTGCACGGCGAGGTGATGAACCCGCTGACCGCCACCTACCTGAACCGCCTCTCCGACCTGCTGTTCATCCTGGCCCGGGTCGCCAACAAGGAGGTCGGCGACGTGCTGTGGGTACCGGGCGGCGAGCGGTAG
- a CDS encoding response regulator transcription factor produces MTVTGTIRVVVAEDQSAVRAGLVLILRSAGDIEVVGEAADGEEAVRLARELRPDLVLMDVQMPRLDGVSATRRVVAEGLADVLVLTTFDLDEYVFGALRAGASGFLLKDAEAAELIAAVRTVARGEGLIAPAVTRRLIAEFAAPAPPARPAAPPALETLTRREREVLSCLGEGLSNAEIAVRLDMAEATAKTHVSRLLGKLELRSRVQAAVLAQELGI; encoded by the coding sequence ATGACCGTGACGGGAACCATCCGGGTGGTGGTGGCGGAGGACCAGAGCGCGGTACGGGCCGGGCTGGTGCTCATCCTGCGCAGCGCGGGCGACATCGAGGTGGTGGGCGAGGCCGCCGACGGGGAGGAGGCGGTGCGCCTGGCCAGGGAGCTGCGGCCGGATCTCGTCCTCATGGACGTGCAGATGCCGAGGCTCGACGGGGTGTCCGCGACCCGGCGGGTGGTCGCCGAGGGCCTGGCGGACGTACTGGTGCTGACCACCTTCGACCTCGACGAGTACGTGTTCGGGGCGCTGCGGGCGGGGGCCTCGGGCTTCCTGCTGAAGGACGCGGAGGCGGCGGAGCTGATCGCCGCGGTACGGACGGTGGCGCGCGGGGAGGGCCTGATCGCACCGGCGGTGACGCGGCGGCTGATCGCGGAGTTCGCGGCACCGGCGCCCCCCGCCAGGCCCGCCGCCCCGCCGGCCCTGGAGACGCTGACCCGGCGCGAGCGCGAGGTGCTGTCCTGCCTGGGCGAGGGACTGTCGAACGCGGAGATCGCCGTACGGCTGGACATGGCGGAGGCGACGGCGAAGACGCACGTCAGTCGCCTGCTGGGCAAGCTGGAGCTCCGCAGCCGCGTCCAAGCAGCCGTACTGGCCCAGGAATTGGGGATCTAG
- a CDS encoding sensor histidine kinase, producing the protein MWSLGVYSSGNRHLLPAWAALVPLVVLAAMELLRRSRPSTALIVGTLGVIANEFTVGSLITILIFTDLMYAAVVYGTPAAARRLPVSTGLITVGVTIGFLAWLRTPEALLIGVVTGLVSFGPALTGATLRNHREAAVAARLRAEQTALLAEMDRSQAVTAERARMARELHDMVANHLSAIAIHSTAALSIDTAETSRDALGVIRENSVQGLAEMRRLIGLLRDAGAEQEASAVPSLDGLAALLGQARTNGSASGLAFVLADDRPPGPPLPAPVELAAYRIVQESLTNALKHACPGTVTVRVARTEAGLTVAVDSPYGDRPGPRAPGSGAGLVGMGERAELLGGEFTAGRSGAVWRVRATLPAEVEAMEA; encoded by the coding sequence ATGTGGTCGCTGGGCGTCTACAGCAGCGGCAACCGGCACCTGCTGCCCGCCTGGGCCGCCCTGGTCCCCCTCGTGGTGCTCGCCGCGATGGAACTGCTGCGCCGGTCCAGGCCCTCGACGGCCCTGATCGTCGGCACCCTCGGAGTGATCGCCAACGAGTTCACGGTCGGCAGCCTCATCACCATCCTGATCTTCACCGACCTGATGTACGCCGCCGTCGTCTACGGGACGCCCGCCGCGGCCCGGCGGCTCCCGGTCAGCACCGGCTTGATCACCGTGGGCGTCACCATCGGCTTCCTGGCCTGGCTGCGCACCCCCGAAGCCCTGCTGATCGGCGTGGTCACCGGCCTCGTCAGCTTCGGCCCGGCCCTCACCGGCGCCACCCTGCGCAATCACCGCGAGGCCGCCGTGGCCGCCCGGCTGCGCGCCGAGCAGACCGCGCTGCTGGCCGAGATGGACCGCAGCCAGGCCGTGACCGCCGAGCGGGCCCGAATGGCCCGGGAGCTGCACGACATGGTCGCGAACCACCTCTCCGCCATCGCGATCCACTCCACCGCCGCACTGTCCATCGACACGGCCGAAACCAGCCGGGACGCGCTCGGGGTGATCCGGGAGAACAGCGTGCAGGGGCTGGCCGAAATGCGCCGGCTGATCGGGCTGCTGCGCGACGCGGGGGCGGAGCAGGAGGCGTCGGCCGTGCCCTCGCTGGACGGGCTGGCGGCCCTGCTCGGCCAGGCCCGGACGAACGGGTCGGCCAGCGGGCTGGCCTTCGTACTCGCGGACGATCGGCCCCCCGGCCCGCCCCTGCCGGCCCCGGTGGAGCTGGCGGCGTACAGGATCGTCCAGGAATCGCTGACCAATGCACTCAAGCACGCCTGCCCGGGCACGGTCACGGTCCGCGTGGCGCGCACCGAGGCGGGGCTGACCGTGGCCGTGGACTCCCCGTACGGGGACCGGCCCGGCCCCCGCGCCCCCGGCTCCGGGGCCGGGCTGGTCGGCATGGGGGAGCGGGCGGAGCTGCTGGGCGGGGAGTTCACGGCCGGCCGGAGCGGCGCGGTGTGGCGGGTACGGGCGACACTGCCCGCGGAGGTCGAGGCGATGGAGGCATGA
- a CDS encoding ATP-binding protein — protein MDLTQGHTDPEERSGESRRSARTPASSPAVPAARLVTLIAGEYSLAVNPVDGSEIEPPRPGTDTSRPAKRDAAARAARDAAARPPVLPGPPISVRPLFEREEEQERLVRLLGRGRSVRLTGPAGSGRTALLDAVATRCATLAPDGVVRLSGHGHQQPGELLQALYAAVYDAPRERPDRITLLARVRDIGAIVLLDDLDMGGNALDELLRATPECAYLLAATPDTRAPSEDSHLEEVFLGGLNKADSLALLEAGLGRPLTDPETAWATDLRFASEGLPLRFVQAVALLRQRDELNHTDEDEDEDEPGVFEERPRDAVHVPLPTLAEGAAPAELLASRVSESARAALRIACALGGEMPHHTHLPALVGDTHADSAVAELLACGLLTPVGARYRLAAGVARQLEEVGYGDTAAEEARTAARHYAWWTGHASVTPERVAVEAEAVLAALAGADVVAAVLLARTAAPAFAASLHWEAWERVLRAGAEAARKAGEVAEQAYFHHELGVLALCEGRLDRARAELETSIGLRGALADKRGTVAGRRALALVVDREAAEASSSPPLRLEPPALPAGTGAPGSGGAVALRGAAAGAGGAGGEVALRGPGAGAAGVAGALGSGGPVAAAEPAGPGGGSGFAGKAGPGGAVALRGPGAGGLGGAAGAAGAGGLGAADGAGGPGGSAGGGAGAAGAGNLGGRAGAGAGAGVSGLGSGAGVGGAGGAAASAGGVGFGGAGAPGAAGGAKGPGGPAGAGTAPLPVPVSPEAVTRVTPVVPVLRRTETPTTLSAVFEDAFPLTPKSADPAPAPAAAPVTEHRRRRMVLLAAAGALTVVALGTVVSLAMNSEDTAPPAQGPAVSSTPSSTAPSTAPGTTEPVAEPPVTAPSTESSTPAETGSQTTPGKTPSRKPAPTPTKTRPSSSVSPSQTSAEPSPTQSTTTPSPTESPVVPPPETVPPPANP, from the coding sequence ATGGACCTTACGCAGGGGCATACCGATCCGGAGGAACGTTCCGGGGAGTCCCGACGGTCCGCCCGGACGCCGGCGTCCTCGCCCGCCGTGCCGGCCGCGCGGCTGGTCACCCTCATCGCCGGCGAGTACTCCCTCGCCGTCAACCCCGTCGACGGCAGTGAGATCGAGCCGCCCCGTCCCGGCACCGACACGAGCCGCCCCGCCAAGCGCGACGCGGCCGCCCGGGCCGCCCGGGACGCCGCCGCTCGTCCGCCCGTACTGCCCGGACCGCCGATATCCGTCCGGCCCCTCTTCGAGCGCGAGGAAGAGCAGGAGCGGCTCGTCCGGCTGCTCGGCCGCGGCCGCTCCGTACGGCTGACCGGACCCGCCGGATCCGGCCGCACCGCCCTGCTCGACGCGGTCGCCACCCGCTGCGCGACCCTCGCGCCCGACGGCGTCGTACGGCTCTCCGGCCACGGACACCAGCAGCCCGGCGAACTGCTCCAGGCTCTGTACGCGGCCGTGTACGACGCCCCGCGCGAGCGGCCCGACAGGATCACCCTCCTCGCCCGCGTCCGGGACATCGGCGCCATCGTCCTCCTCGACGACCTGGACATGGGCGGGAACGCCCTCGACGAGCTGCTGCGCGCCACCCCCGAGTGCGCCTACCTGCTGGCCGCGACGCCCGACACCCGGGCGCCCTCCGAGGACTCGCACCTGGAAGAGGTGTTCCTCGGCGGCCTCAACAAGGCCGACAGCCTGGCGCTCCTGGAGGCGGGCCTCGGACGGCCGCTGACCGACCCGGAAACCGCCTGGGCGACCGACCTGCGGTTCGCCTCCGAGGGGCTGCCGCTGCGCTTCGTACAGGCTGTGGCACTGCTGCGGCAGCGGGACGAGCTCAACCACACCGACGAGGACGAGGACGAGGACGAACCCGGCGTCTTCGAGGAACGCCCGCGCGACGCCGTGCACGTGCCCCTGCCCACGCTGGCCGAGGGCGCGGCCCCGGCCGAGCTGCTGGCCTCGCGGGTCAGCGAGTCGGCGCGCGCGGCCCTGCGGATCGCGTGTGCGCTGGGCGGCGAGATGCCGCACCACACGCACCTGCCGGCGCTGGTGGGGGACACCCACGCGGACTCGGCGGTCGCGGAGCTGCTGGCCTGCGGGCTGCTGACACCGGTCGGCGCCCGCTACCGGCTCGCCGCGGGCGTCGCGCGACAGCTGGAGGAGGTCGGGTACGGGGACACCGCCGCCGAGGAGGCCCGTACGGCCGCCCGGCACTACGCCTGGTGGACCGGGCACGCATCGGTGACCCCGGAGCGGGTCGCGGTCGAGGCGGAGGCGGTACTCGCCGCACTCGCCGGCGCGGACGTGGTGGCGGCGGTGCTGCTCGCGCGCACGGCGGCCCCGGCGTTCGCGGCCTCGCTGCACTGGGAGGCGTGGGAGCGGGTGCTGCGCGCGGGCGCGGAGGCCGCGCGCAAGGCGGGAGAGGTCGCCGAGCAGGCGTACTTCCACCACGAACTCGGCGTGCTCGCGCTGTGCGAGGGGCGGCTGGACCGGGCGCGGGCCGAACTGGAGACCTCCATCGGGCTGCGCGGCGCGCTGGCCGACAAGCGGGGCACCGTGGCGGGGCGGCGGGCGCTGGCGCTGGTCGTCGACCGCGAGGCGGCGGAGGCGTCGTCGTCGCCGCCCCTGCGGCTGGAGCCCCCGGCGCTCCCGGCGGGTACGGGTGCCCCTGGCTCCGGTGGCGCGGTTGCCCTGCGGGGGGCCGCTGCCGGCGCGGGTGGTGCCGGTGGGGAGGTTGCCCTGCGCGGGCCCGGTGCGGGTGCGGCCGGTGTGGCCGGGGCGCTCGGCTCCGGTGGCCCCGTGGCTGCGGCGGAACCGGCCGGTCCGGGTGGCGGTTCCGGCTTCGCCGGTAAGGCGGGCCCTGGTGGTGCGGTTGCGCTGCGCGGGCCGGGTGCGGGTGGCCTCGGCGGCGCGGCAGGCGCGGCAGGTGCCGGCGGGCTGGGTGCCGCGGATGGTGCCGGCGGTCCGGGTGGCAGTGCCGGTGGCGGGGCTGGTGCGGCAGGTGCCGGCAACCTGGGTGGCCGTGCCGGTGCCGGTGCTGGTGCCGGTGTCAGTGGGCTGGGCAGTGGCGCTGGTGTCGGCGGGGCCGGTGGTGCGGCCGCTTCGGCCGGTGGCGTTGGGTTCGGCGGGGCCGGTGCGCCCGGTGCCGCGGGCGGGGCGAAGGGGCCCGGTGGCCCCGCGGGTGCGGGGACGGCGCCGTTGCCCGTGCCGGTTTCGCCGGAGGCGGTGACGCGGGTGACTCCCGTGGTGCCGGTGCTGCGGCGTACGGAGACGCCCACGACGCTGTCGGCCGTGTTCGAGGACGCGTTCCCGCTCACCCCGAAGTCCGCCGACCCCGCTCCGGCGCCCGCCGCGGCGCCCGTCACGGAGCACCGCCGGCGCCGCATGGTGCTGTTGGCCGCGGCAGGAGCGCTGACGGTGGTGGCGCTGGGCACCGTGGTGAGCCTGGCGATGAACTCCGAGGACACCGCGCCGCCCGCCCAGGGTCCCGCGGTGTCGTCGACCCCGTCGAGCACGGCTCCGTCCACGGCGCCCGGCACGACCGAGCCCGTCGCGGAGCCGCCGGTGACCGCGCCCTCGACGGAATCCTCGACCCCCGCAGAGACCGGCTCCCAGACCACTCCGGGCAAGACCCCGTCGCGGAAGCCGGCCCCGACCCCGACGAAGACCCGGCCGTCGTCCTCGGTCTCGCCGTCGCAGACGTCCGCGGAGCCGTCGCCCACGCAGTCGACGACCACCCCGAGTCCGACCGAGTCACCCGTGGTCCCGCCGCCGGAGACCGTCCCGCCGCCCGCCAACCCGTAG
- a CDS encoding SCO5389 family protein, with translation MSLDVSPALLEQAERGEVDEAAFVDCVRTSLPYAWEMISSLVAQLKVDGGEFADNQTPPPDEQARGQLLRALASDAIRGALQRHFGVRLAFQNCHRVAVFPLDSSVDDRLAKFTSIRGQLLNQSPEMRDC, from the coding sequence ATGTCGCTCGACGTCTCACCGGCCCTACTCGAACAGGCCGAGCGAGGCGAGGTCGACGAAGCCGCTTTCGTCGACTGCGTCCGGACCTCCCTGCCCTACGCATGGGAGATGATCAGCTCGCTGGTGGCCCAGCTGAAAGTGGACGGCGGAGAGTTCGCCGACAACCAGACGCCGCCGCCGGACGAGCAGGCGCGTGGGCAGCTGTTGCGTGCCCTCGCGAGTGACGCGATACGAGGTGCGCTGCAGCGGCACTTCGGAGTGCGCCTGGCATTCCAGAACTGCCACCGGGTAGCGGTGTTCCCGCTTGATTCCTCGGTGGACGACCGGCTGGCCAAGTTCACTTCGATCCGCGGTCAGCTGCTCAACCAGTCGCCGGAAATGCGCGACTGCTAG
- the nucS gene encoding endonuclease NucS: MRLVIARCSVDYAGRLTAHLPSAPRLILVKADGSVSIHADDRAYKPLNWMSPPCTLKEGSGDEAGVWTVVNKAGEKLIITMEEVLHDSSHELGIDPGLIKDGVEAHLQELLADRIETLGEGYTLIRREYMTAIGPVDILCRDSSGATVAVEIKRRGEIDGVEQLTRYLELLNRDPHLAPVRGVFAAQEIKPQAKVLATDRGMDCVVLDYNALRGIEDDKLRLF; this comes from the coding sequence ATGCGTCTCGTCATTGCCCGCTGCTCCGTCGACTACGCGGGCCGGCTCACCGCCCATCTGCCCTCGGCACCCCGTCTGATCCTCGTGAAGGCTGACGGCAGTGTCTCGATCCACGCGGACGACCGGGCGTACAAACCGCTCAACTGGATGTCGCCGCCGTGCACCCTCAAGGAGGGGAGCGGTGACGAGGCCGGTGTCTGGACCGTCGTCAACAAGGCGGGCGAGAAGCTCATCATCACCATGGAGGAAGTCCTCCACGACTCCTCCCACGAGCTCGGCATCGACCCCGGCCTCATCAAGGACGGTGTGGAGGCCCACCTCCAGGAGCTCCTCGCGGACCGCATCGAAACCCTGGGCGAGGGCTACACCCTGATCCGGCGCGAGTACATGACGGCGATCGGCCCGGTGGACATCCTCTGCCGCGACTCCTCCGGCGCGACGGTGGCCGTGGAGATCAAGCGGCGCGGTGAGATCGACGGCGTCGAGCAGTTGACCCGTTACCTGGAGCTCCTGAACCGCGACCCGCACCTTGCCCCGGTGCGGGGTGTCTTCGCCGCGCAGGAGATCAAGCCGCAGGCGAAGGTCCTGGCGACCGACCGCGGCATGGACTGCGTGGTCCTGGACTACAACGCCCTGCGCGGCATCGAGGACGACAAGCTCCGCCTGTTCTGA
- a CDS encoding 3-hydroxyacyl-CoA dehydrogenase family protein: MAGKLAVIGAGLMGSGIAQVSAQAGWDVVLRDVTDAALTRGTDGIKASYDKFVSKGKLSAEDAEAALARITTTTDLDAVADVDIVVEAVFEKIEIKHEIFRALDKIVREDAILASNTSAIPITKIAAVTERPERVVGAHFFSPVPMMQLCELVRGYKTSDETLATTRAFAESVGKTCIVVNRDVAGFVTTRLISALVVEAAKLYESGVASAEDIDIACKLGFGHAMGPLATADLTGVDILLHATSNIYTESQDEKFAPPELMRRMVDAGDIGRKSGQGFYKH; this comes from the coding sequence GTGGCTGGGAAGCTCGCCGTCATCGGTGCCGGGCTGATGGGTTCCGGAATCGCTCAGGTCTCCGCCCAGGCGGGTTGGGACGTCGTGCTGCGCGACGTCACCGACGCGGCGCTCACCCGGGGCACGGACGGTATCAAGGCCTCGTACGACAAGTTCGTCTCCAAGGGCAAGCTCTCGGCAGAGGACGCCGAGGCGGCCCTCGCGCGGATCACGACGACCACCGACCTCGACGCCGTCGCCGACGTCGACATCGTCGTCGAGGCCGTCTTCGAGAAGATCGAGATCAAGCACGAGATCTTCCGCGCCCTCGACAAGATCGTGCGCGAGGACGCCATCCTCGCCTCCAACACCTCCGCCATCCCGATTACCAAGATCGCGGCCGTGACGGAGCGTCCGGAGCGGGTCGTCGGCGCGCACTTCTTCTCGCCCGTCCCGATGATGCAGCTCTGCGAGCTCGTCCGCGGCTACAAGACGAGCGACGAAACCCTCGCCACCACCCGCGCGTTCGCCGAGTCCGTCGGCAAGACCTGCATCGTCGTCAACCGCGACGTCGCCGGCTTCGTGACGACCCGTCTGATCTCCGCCCTCGTCGTCGAGGCCGCAAAGCTCTACGAATCGGGCGTGGCCTCCGCCGAGGACATCGACATCGCGTGCAAGCTGGGCTTCGGCCACGCGATGGGCCCGCTGGCCACCGCCGACCTCACCGGCGTCGACATCCTGCTCCACGCCACCAGCAACATCTACACCGAGTCGCAGGACGAGAAGTTCGCGCCGCCGGAGCTGATGCGCCGGATGGTGGACGCCGGCGACATCGGCCGCAAGAGCGGACAGGGCTTCTACAAGCACTGA